One window of the Triticum dicoccoides isolate Atlit2015 ecotype Zavitan chromosome 3B, WEW_v2.0, whole genome shotgun sequence genome contains the following:
- the LOC119278354 gene encoding kelch-like protein 5 produces the protein MDPGAVREVLKSAEEYHWQMERRDREGVLQGLHYAESDGCSTSGTEDVLLFDQLMGVVEELSGRVATMEKKQASSIDKVKYLRGENGRLLKKVVELNGTVKGLNSQIDPLPRDDSVNQLIKQCLGSDVIYLVGGLDDMFCPSSLGFSCFSPSLDVLIPMKPMPDERLFNSTVALDNRIFVLGGADHPYGSSIDAVCCYDTTSDDWTLCLPMIRAKANLAGVSLCGKIYAFGGGDGSKSFHDVEVFDPAYGKWIKNQPMLRKRSALAGVELNGAIYAVGGYDGIETWSCAERLDPREPHWKMLPSMNTQRCFHTLAVLDEKIYSIGGYNPEARAGVATVELYDPRMPSWVAVKPMKYSKACHSSAVLGGSIFTFGGLEDPEQNILDVVECYSEGCGWVNTALKSIGRRSHCSAIVY, from the exons ATGGATCCCGGTGCTGTTCGTGAGGTCTTGAAATCCGCAGAAGAATATCACTGGCAAATGGAGCGACGTGACAGGGAAGGGGTGCTGCAAGGGCTGCATTACGCTGAAAGTGATGGATGTAGCACCTCTGGCACCGAGGATGTGCTGCTATTCGACCAG TTGATGGGTGTAGTAGAAGAGCTCTCTGGGCGTGTAGCGACTATGGAGAAGAAACAG GCTTCCTCCATCGACAAAGTCAAATACCTACGTGGAGAAAATGGCAGGTTGCTGAAAAAAGTTGTTGAGCTGAATGGCACTGTGAAGGGCTTGAATTCTCAAATAGACCCTTTACCCCGAGATGATTCAGTAAACCAGTTGATTAAACAGTGTTTGGGTTCAGACGTCATTTATCTTGTTGGTGGTCTAGATGACATGTTTTGTCCATCGTCACTAGGTTTCTCATGCTTTTCGCCCTCCCTGGACGTACTAATACCTATGAAACCAATGCCTGATGAAAGGCTTTTTAATTCTACTGTTGCCTTAGACAACAGAATATTTGTTCTGGGCGGTGCTGATCATCCGTATGGAAGCAGCATTGATGCAG TTTGCTGTTATGACACAACCTCTGATGATTGGACCCTATGCCTACCAATGATCCGTGCAAAGGCAAACCTTGCCGGAGTTAGCTTGTGTGGGAAAATCTATGCATTTGGTGGTGGAGATGGTTCAAAATCTTTTCATGATGTTGAGGTCTTCGATCCTGCATATGGGAAGTGGATAAAGAATCAGCCTATGCTGAGAAAG CGCTCTGCTCTAGCTGGTGTGGAACTCAATGGTGCGATTTATGCGGTTGGTGGATATGATGGTATTGAAACTTGGAG CTGCGCTGAGAGACTTGATCCTAGGGAACCTCACTGGAAAATGCTCCCAAGCATGAATACACAAAGATGCTTCCATACGCTGGCAGTTCTTGATGAGAAGAT ATACTCGATTGGTGGTTACAATCCTGAGGCTAGAGCAGGGGTGGCCACTGTTGAGCTGTACGACCCAAGGATGCCATCATGGGTGGCAGTCAAACCAATGAAGTATTCCAAGGCGTGCCATTCTTCAGCCGTGCTTGGTGGCTCGATATTCACATTCGGTGGCCTGGAAGATCCAGAACAGAACATCTTGGACGTG GTAGAGTGCTACAGCGAAGGGTGTGGTTGGGTGAATACAGCGCTCAAGTCAATCGGCAGGAGAAGCCATTGTTCTGCCATTGTCTACTGA
- the LOC119278356 gene encoding uncharacterized protein LOC119278356: MPPPPPPPSMDELRRPPEFDHMFTDEAWASMTQDTRRRIVDISCRVVEEPTQEERRMHQLIAGPVFTDAAAVAEVLDFADRHHREAEREDWEAVLQGRHYADECADDDEDGKTMTKTTTAQTVDTRPPKQTLSRDIQKSKAFLWTRYHQLHLLHRPSPARPGPMRYASCEFGGDDRCPHNPVPMLQFLDVMVELYTKSYCFVKFMRDNMLQSNNIEVYGVIAVRDHLNFSRNYIFHCSRENAQAVDPKGDYLCLRNPARGILASCCLIEIDIKAKAKVAAEDLIIVSGCMKASEQFDPWRLNHVDDINGKITLETCVVPRGMEATIDLDFVEVPADGFLVRMRGNTVLSQGSYSFIDEHCRDTVGFIPSSGKHIQKFVAAVNLGDTLRIDFMEEGQDVLSFVASKHGEEEQMYRFSNGALVSVRVVWSTILSVDDYEE; this comes from the exons atgccgccgccgccgccgccgccgtcaatggatgaGCTGCGTCGGCCGCCCGAGTTCGACCACATGTTCACGGACGAGGCGTGGGCCAGCATGACCCAGGACAcgcggcgccggatcgtcgacatcTCGTGCCGGGTGGTAGAGGAGCCCACCCAAGAGGAACGCCGCATGCATCAACTCATCGCCGGCCCCGTCTTCACCGATGCCGCTGCCGTCGCTGAGGTACTGGATTTCGCGGACAGACATCACCGGGAGGCGGAGCGAGAGGACtgggaggcggtgctgcaaggGCGGCATTACGCCGACGAATGCGCAGATGACGATGAGGACGGCAAGACCATGACGAAGACGACGACGGCGCAGACCGTGGACACCCGGCCGCCGAAACAAACATTGTCCAGGGATATACAGAAATCAAAGGCTTTTCTGTGGACTCGATACCACCAGCTACACCTCCTACACCGACCCTCACCAG CTCGGCCGGGTCCGATGAGATACGCTTCGTGTGAATTTGGTGGTGATGACAGATGCCCACACAATCCTGTCCCTATGCTACAGTTTCTTGATGTTATGGTCGAGCTGTATACGAAATCTTACTGTTTCGTCAAGTTTATGCGTGACAATATGCTACAATCGAATAATATCGAGGTCTATGGCGTGATCGCAGTAAGGGATCACCTGAATTTCTCACGCAACTACATTTTCCATTGCTCTAGAGAGAATGCACAAGCAGTGGACCCA aaaGGTGACTATTTATGCCTGAGGAATCCTGCAAGAGGAATACTCGCATCATGCTGCTTGATCGAAATTGATATAAAGGCCAAGGCCAAGGTGGCTGCTGAAGACTTGATTATTGTCTCTGGTTGCATGAAAGCATCTGAACAGTTTGACCCGTGGAGACTGAACCATGTCGATGATATCAACGGCAAGATTACACTGGAAACATGTGTTGTTCCTAGAGGCATGGAGGCTACTATAGACCTGGATTTTGTGGAGGTGCCTGCAGATGGCTTTCTTGTGCGCATGCGTGGCAACACTGTCCTTTCTCAAGGCTCCTACTCCTTCATTGATGAGCACTGCCGTGACACAGTTGGTTTTATACCATCTAGCGGGAAGCACATTCAAAAATTCGTTGCAGCCGTGAATCTAGGGGACACGCTGCGGATAGACTTCATGGAGGAGGGCCAAGACGTGCTTTCGTTTGTGGCGTCCAAGCATGGCGAAGAGGAGCAAATGTATCGGTTTAGCAATGGAGCGTTGGTCTCGGTGCGAGTTGTGTGGTCAACCATATTAAGTGTAGACGACTATGAAGAATGA